Part of the Prevotella communis genome is shown below.
CGATTAAAGGGAAAAGACTGTTTCATGCTTCAGGACCAGTTAGCTGGGCGTCTAATACAACTCTTGCCCGTACGCGTAATCCCTATTCAGATTATGGCTATTATTTCCTGACCGAGAGCGATGATGAACCTCTGACAGCGGATAGCGCGTCTTTTGTCAGTTCATATTATCCTTCTGCCAGTGATTATCATGACTTGTATGAGGTAGATGACTATGCTTGGTACCACAGTGGCCGTAATCTCTATACCAGCGAGAAACTCACGGTTGGCTCTGACCGTAACATCACTTTGCCTGGCGTTCATTCCACGACGACGCAGATAAATGTAAACCTGTCATACGATTCTAAGTTTGTGGCAACGTTGTTGATGAATGGCACAACGATTGGGACGTTGACAGCATCTTCCGGGCTAACAAGTTCCGGGACTTTGTCTGATGGTAATGCTGTTGCTACCCAGGCCAGCTGGAAATTTTTATTACCTGATTCTGTGATGAAGACCACAGACAATAAACTGACGCTTCGTCAGACATCAGGTGGTGAAGTTCGTTTGGATTACGTGTCATTGTGCTATTCTACGCCAAAAGCGCTTACAGACTTTTCAACCTCGCTTCCAGTACCAGAGTATCTCTATGACATCACGAACCAGGACCATCACGCAGACTCGGCGGTAGATATGGTAATAATTATACCTACCAGCCAGAAGCTTCTTTCAGAGGCAGAACGCTTGAAGACGCTCCATGAGACCTATGATAGCTTGCGTGTGAGAATTGTTCCTGCAGATGAGCTTTATAATGAGTTCTCCAGTGGTACTCCAGATGCCAATGCCTATCGCCGATACATGAAGATGCTATATGATAGGGCAGGGACGGAGGCCGACCAGCCACGTTATCTGCTGCTCTTTGGAGATGGTGCTTGGGATAACCGTATGTTGTCTAGTGGCTGGCGCAGTCTTTCACCTGATGATTTCCTGCTTTGCTACGAGAGTGAGAACTCTTTCAGTGCTACGAAGTCCTATGTGTCCGACGATTATTACTGCTTGCTGGACGATAACGAGGGTGGCAGTATATTGAAGGATAAGTTCGATGCCGCCGTCGGTCGCTTGTCTGCTCGTACGGCCGAGGAGGCCAAGATACTGGTGGATAAGATTTATGCTTATCGTACCAATGCCTATGCTGGCGCATGGCAGAATACCTTGTGCTTCCTGGGTGATGATGGCGACCAGAACCGTCACATGCAGGATGCAGAGGCTGTTGTGAGTACGGTGAAGAGCCTTTACGCTAATTACGATATCAAAAAGATTTATTGGGATGCCTATACACGTGTGACCTCTTCAACAGGAAATAGTTTTCCGGATGTTACGCGCCTGATTAAACAACAGCTTCAGAAAGGAGCGTTGGTGATGAACTATTCAGGACATGGTGGTCCCTCGTTGCTTTCTCATGAAGCCGTGTTGCGTATTACGGATTTTGGAGAAGCCTCTTCCTTGCGTCTCCCCTTATGGGTTACTGCCGCTTGTGATGTGGCTCCTTTTGATGGTCAGAGTGATAATATAGGTGAGACGGCAATGTTTAATAAGAAGGGTGGTTCTATTGCCTTCTACGGCACCACACGTACCGTTTATGCCTCTTACAACCGACTGCAGAATCAGTCGTTTATGAAATACCTCCTGGCCAGTAAGAACGGACGCCGACTCACTATCGGAGAAGCGGCCTACCTTGCTAAGAATGATTTCGTGTCAGGTTCTACGGAAATGCTTACCAATAAATTGCAGTATGTCCTTTTGGGAGATCCAGCCCTGACTCTGGCCAGTCCTACGGAGCAGGCTGTTATTGATAGTATCAACGGCAAGGCTGTTGCTGATGGAATCCAGCAGCTGAAGGCTGGTTCAAAGGTAACCCTGAAAGGTCATCTGCCGGGGCATGCGGATTTCAATGGTGTTGTCACAATTACGGTTCGTGATATCGAAGAGACCATTGTTGGTAAACAGAATGATCCGGTAGCTACAGAGACAGCCTTTGAGTTCCAAGACCGTCCGAATACCATATACAACGGTAGTGACAGTATACGTAATGGTCAGTTCTCGTTCTCTTTTGCAGTTCCCAAGGATATCAGTTATTCCGATAAAACGGGTCTATTCCTTGTCTATGCAGTCAATAACGACAAATCATTGTCAGCTCATGGTGAGTGTGAGAGTTTCACGCTGACAGGTACTGAGGATTTGTCCAATGACGGCGTAGGACCGTCAATCTATTGCTATCTGAATAGTGAGTCGTTTGTAAATGGCAGTACGGTGAATGCCACACCCTATTTCTATGCAGAGCTGACGGATAAGGACGGTATCAATGTTTCTGGCGGTATCGGTCACGATTTGGAACTCATCATTGATAATGATATGAACCTTACCTATCAACTCAATGAGCGTTTCCAATATGACTTTGGTGACTATTGCAAGGGAAAAGTTGACTATGTACTGCCGGAACTGTCGGATGGCCCGCATAAGCTCCTTTTCAGAGCTTGGGATGCACAGAATAATTCCTCTGTCGCTGAGTTGTCGTTTGTGGTGAATGCTACCCAACAGCCCACATTAAGTAACGTGATATGTACGAAGAATCCTGCTACTACATCTACCAGTTTTGTTATCAGTCATGACCGTGCAGGAAGTGAGGTGGATGTAGAACTGGAAGTCTTCGATACTTCCGGCCGTCTGTTGTGGAGGAAGTCTGAGACAGGTATACCTACGGATCATACTTATACGATTGATTGGGATTTGACTACAGGTAGTGGTAGCCGATTGAAGACGGGCGTCTATCTTTACCGTGTCCTGATTAGTAATAATGGCAGCTCTAAAGCCTCGCAAGCCAAGAAATTGATTGTCCTGGGACAATAAATAAGGTGTTGTTGCGTTATAACGATATAACGTTATTACGTCATAACGAAAATTACAATGAAAATAAAGAAGATTCTTTTGGCAATAGGCTGTTGTTCTATGTCCTTTGTGATGGCTCATGCCGATGACAAGAACACCACGTTCAATCCGGTGGAACATGCCGTCATATCGCAAACGATTGCCCCTGATGCCCGTGCTGCCGGTATGGGTGATGTGGGTGTGGCTACTGATCCTGATGTCAACTCTCAGTACTGGAACTTGGCAAAATACCCGTTCTGTATTAGTCGTGCTGGTGTAGCGCTCAACTACACACCTTGGTTGCGTCAGTTGGTTAATGATATTGACCTGGCTTATGTGGCAGGATATTATCGTATAGGCGATTATGGCGCATTGTCAGGTTCTCTGCGTTATTTCTCACTTGGTGAGGTGTATACCGATGCGGAGGGACTGGATGAGTCCATGACGGTGAAGCCTTATGAAATGGCACTTGATGTGGCTTATTCTCGTATGCTGAGTGAGACATTCTCTCTGGGTGTAGGATTGCGCTGGATTTATAGTGACCTGCGTTATGATTATTTCAGTGAAGGTTCTAAACCAGCCTCTGCGTTTGCAGCCGATATTGCCATGTATTATAATAACTATATGATGCTTGGCAATCGCGAATGTCAGTTGGGCCTTGGTGCTACTGTTACAAATATCGGTAGTAAGATTTCGTTCTATGGTGACGATGAGAGTCAGTTTATTCCTGCAAACTTGCGTGTAGGTGCTTCATTGTTGGTACCAGTCGACGAATACAACCGCTTCACACTCGCTTTTGATGCCAATAAACTGCTGGTTCCTACGGTTCCCACCATGCAACAGTATATTGATAAGGAGCTCGGTGGCGATGATACGAGATATAATGCTAGTGAGTATCAGCAGTATGTGCGCGAGCAATATAGCGACATGTCGAGTATCAAGGGTATCTTCACCAGTTTCAGTGATGCTCCAGGCGGATTCAAGGAAGAACTTGAGGAGATTCAGTGGAGCGTTGGTGCCGAGTACGTGTACAATGATCAGTTCTCGCTCCGTGCCGGTTATCACCATGAGTCGGAGTCAAAGGGTAATCGAAAGTACTTTACCGTGGGTGGTGGCTTCCGCATGAATGTCTTCTCACTTGATGTGGGCTATGTCATCTCAACGGCTCAGACTAATCCCCTTGATCAGACGCTGCGTTTCACCTTGGCATTTGATATGGATGGTCTGAAAGATCTTTTTAAGTAATGGTATTTTAACGGGATAACGTCATAACGAATTTAATAGAATGATGATTAGAGTTGGAATGGGCTATGATGTCCATCAGTTGGTAGAAGGCCGCGACCTGTGGATGGGCGGCATTAAGTTGGAACATACTATGGGCTTGTTGGGCCATAGTGATGCCGATGTATTGATTCATGCTATCTGTGATGCCATTCTTGGCGCAGCAAATATGCGTGATATAGGCTATCATTTCCCTGATACTTCTGCTGAAACTGACGGAATGGATAGTAAGATTATCCTCAAGAAAACTATAGAACTCATTGCCTCTAAGGGCTATCGTCTGGGTAATATCGATGCCACGATTTGTGCAGAGAAGCCTAAGATGAACCCGCATATCCCTGAGATGCAGCAGTGTATGGCGCGTGTCATAGGCTGTGACCCGGATCAGATTTCCATAAAGGCTACAACAACAGAGAAACTTGGTTTTACAGGACGGCAAGAAGGCATCTCTGCCTATGCCGTTGCGTTGATTGAAAAGATCTGATGAAACAGTTTATAGTATTCATCTTCGTTCTTTTTGCTTTTCTTTCTTGTACAGAAAAACGTGATTATCGCGATGCTTTGTCGCGTGCAAGGGCTGTTATGTATCATGATGCCGACTCTGCTCTTGCTATTTTAGATAGTTTAGGTGATCATCAGTCTGAATTTGGCTCTCATTTTCAGAAACAGTATCAGTTGCAGTTGGCTGCAGCCGAAATGAAAGCGGGTGCAGTCTTTACTACGGATTCTCTGACAAAAGAGTTGGTGGATTATTTCGAAGCGAATGGTGATGATGAGGAAAGTGCCTTGGCATATTATATATATGGTTGCTCCCTGATTGATTTGGGCCAGTCACCAGAAGGACTACAAGCGTATTATACTGCACTAAGCAAGGTTGATACAACCAAGGCTGACTGTAATTTTGAACTCCTGAAGAATATCTATGGACAGATGTCTTTGGTGTTTCATAACCAGAATCTACCTCAAGATGAGATATGGTCATTGAACCATTATGTTGAGAATGTTAAGAAAACCTCTTCTGAGAAGGACTATCTTTTAGCTAAGTACGAATTGGTAGCTCCGTATATTTTGTTGAATGAAATCGATTCAGTATTCTATGTGGCCCTTGGAGTGTATGAGGATTTGATACGTATTGGTGATAATCAAGGCGCTGCAAGAGTCCTATGCCCCACTATTTATTATTACATGGAAAGGGGGGAGATGGATAAAGCAACGTGGGCCAAAGAAATCTTCGAAAAAGAGTCTGGCTGGTATGATGAAAAAGGAAATATTGCCAGTGGACGTGAAAGCTATTATTATGTTAAAGGTTTCTATGAATTATCTGCAAATCGTTTAGATTCGGCAGAACAACTATTCCGTAAGGCAATCAGATATGGTTATCTGTCAGAAGGTTATAGGGGCTTGTTGAACGTATATAGAAAGCACCATGATGTAGATTCAGTTTTCCACTTCTCACTATTATATGAAGCTGCACAGGATACGCTCCACAATCAGCTGCGTACGAATTCAATCCATCAGATGTCGGCTTTATATAATTATAACAGGAGCCAGAAAGAGGCTGAGCAGGAACGCGAGACCTCACGAAAACTGAAGATGAGGTCAACTTTCATTGGTGTCATCTCATTTTTGGTTGTCGTGCTGCTTTTGTGGCTATATATCAGATATAAGAATAAGAAAAAACAGGAGATACTGAAGCTGTCTAAAAAATTAGAGAGTACTATAAGTGCCCGTTCGGAGATATCAGCAGAATTGCAGATGCTTAAGAGTAAGAATTACGAAGGCGTGATTGCTGCAAAAGAAGCGAAAGAGGCTGAACTTACTGAAATCATCAAGCGTTTACAACTGGAGAACGATCAGACTGAACATACTGATGCAACGGAAACATTTGTCAATAGTCCCATTGCTCAATTGTTTATCAAAAAATCAAATCTCAAAACAGAAAAGCCTAATCCTTCGGATGGCGAATGGAGCTTATTGATAAGACAGTTTAGCAAGAGCTTCCCCGACTTATATAAGTCTTTCTCTGAGGGAACGCCACTTTCCCAGTTGCAGCAACAGGTTTGTGTCTTAATTATTCTTGGAATGTCTGATTCTTCTATTAGAATTATGTTGGGCAATTCAAAGTCTGTTTTGTCTGACGCCAAGTCAGATGCAAACGAACGCCTGTTTGGGCAGAAAGGTGCTAGAACGCTAAAAAGTAACCTGTTTAATGCTTTAAAGTAGCTCTCCCGAACTTTTCCGAACTTTTTTTGTAATCCACTGTAAATCAGTTGGGTTTCTTTGGCGTTTCTGCTCTTTGTAGAGGCAGTCTAGGAAAAT
Proteins encoded:
- the porU gene encoding type IX secretion system sortase PorU produces the protein MRRFFLIWLMMICGMVSTMAQGFYNLTAEEVKIDSLLPFVNYSWPLGGNYADSTYEVRIAYPEFLDMAEEDVNRYHAITTEQLPELPRIQQYVGVSRKSGTLYAQFVPLVFREGKYQKLVSFQLQVKSAPAGKTRRASSSGDRYAAHSVLSSGHWAKIRVPETGFYHLTDALIRKAGFKNPKKVKIYGYGGELQPEVLTGEYLSETDDLKEVATCTIKGKRLFHASGPVSWASNTTLARTRNPYSDYGYYFLTESDDEPLTADSASFVSSYYPSASDYHDLYEVDDYAWYHSGRNLYTSEKLTVGSDRNITLPGVHSTTTQINVNLSYDSKFVATLLMNGTTIGTLTASSGLTSSGTLSDGNAVATQASWKFLLPDSVMKTTDNKLTLRQTSGGEVRLDYVSLCYSTPKALTDFSTSLPVPEYLYDITNQDHHADSAVDMVIIIPTSQKLLSEAERLKTLHETYDSLRVRIVPADELYNEFSSGTPDANAYRRYMKMLYDRAGTEADQPRYLLLFGDGAWDNRMLSSGWRSLSPDDFLLCYESENSFSATKSYVSDDYYCLLDDNEGGSILKDKFDAAVGRLSARTAEEAKILVDKIYAYRTNAYAGAWQNTLCFLGDDGDQNRHMQDAEAVVSTVKSLYANYDIKKIYWDAYTRVTSSTGNSFPDVTRLIKQQLQKGALVMNYSGHGGPSLLSHEAVLRITDFGEASSLRLPLWVTAACDVAPFDGQSDNIGETAMFNKKGGSIAFYGTTRTVYASYNRLQNQSFMKYLLASKNGRRLTIGEAAYLAKNDFVSGSTEMLTNKLQYVLLGDPALTLASPTEQAVIDSINGKAVADGIQQLKAGSKVTLKGHLPGHADFNGVVTITVRDIEETIVGKQNDPVATETAFEFQDRPNTIYNGSDSIRNGQFSFSFAVPKDISYSDKTGLFLVYAVNNDKSLSAHGECESFTLTGTEDLSNDGVGPSIYCYLNSESFVNGSTVNATPYFYAELTDKDGINVSGGIGHDLELIIDNDMNLTYQLNERFQYDFGDYCKGKVDYVLPELSDGPHKLLFRAWDAQNNSSVAELSFVVNATQQPTLSNVICTKNPATTSTSFVISHDRAGSEVDVELEVFDTSGRLLWRKSETGIPTDHTYTIDWDLTTGSGSRLKTGVYLYRVLISNNGSSKASQAKKLIVLGQ
- the porV gene encoding type IX secretion system outer membrane channel protein PorV produces the protein MAHADDKNTTFNPVEHAVISQTIAPDARAAGMGDVGVATDPDVNSQYWNLAKYPFCISRAGVALNYTPWLRQLVNDIDLAYVAGYYRIGDYGALSGSLRYFSLGEVYTDAEGLDESMTVKPYEMALDVAYSRMLSETFSLGVGLRWIYSDLRYDYFSEGSKPASAFAADIAMYYNNYMMLGNRECQLGLGATVTNIGSKISFYGDDESQFIPANLRVGASLLVPVDEYNRFTLAFDANKLLVPTVPTMQQYIDKELGGDDTRYNASEYQQYVREQYSDMSSIKGIFTSFSDAPGGFKEELEEIQWSVGAEYVYNDQFSLRAGYHHESESKGNRKYFTVGGGFRMNVFSLDVGYVISTAQTNPLDQTLRFTLAFDMDGLKDLFK
- the ispF gene encoding 2-C-methyl-D-erythritol 2,4-cyclodiphosphate synthase; amino-acid sequence: MMIRVGMGYDVHQLVEGRDLWMGGIKLEHTMGLLGHSDADVLIHAICDAILGAANMRDIGYHFPDTSAETDGMDSKIILKKTIELIASKGYRLGNIDATICAEKPKMNPHIPEMQQCMARVIGCDPDQISIKATTTEKLGFTGRQEGISAYAVALIEKI